The following are from one region of the Heliangelus exortis chromosome 2, bHelExo1.hap1, whole genome shotgun sequence genome:
- the HUS1 gene encoding checkpoint protein HUS1 gives MRFRAKIVDLASLNHFSRVINTIAKLAKTCTLRLTASRLYFILSDKVANGGIGMWCELCQGNFFDEFQMEGVAAEHNEIYLELVPENLSRALKTAQSAKAVKIKLTNKHCPCLRVAVELPSLSSSSRIVTHDIPVGVIPRRLWNDFREPSVPDFDVSIYLPMLKTMKTVVEKMKNLSNSLVIEANFHGEMNLKIETDLVSVTTHFKDLGNPPWASEDGCQSSGQGRDLESMAEARIDIKKLLQLLAGQQVNPTEALCNIVSKRVVHFILLHEDVSLQYFIPALT, from the exons ATGCGATTTCGGGCTAAGATCGTGGATCTCGCCTCCCTCAACCACTTCAGCC GTGTAATTAACACAATCGCTAAATTGGCCAAGACCTGCACCCTGCGCCTTACTGCCAGCAGGCTGTATTTCATCCTCTCCGATAAAGTAGCAAACGGAGGCATCGGAATGTGGTGTGAACTGTGCCAG GGGAATTTCTTCGATGAATTTCAGATGGAAGGAGTAGCTGCAGAGCACAATGAGATCTATTTAGAGTTGGTGCCTGAGAACCTGTCGAGAGCATTAAAAACTGCCCAGAGTGCTAAGGCAGTGAAGATCAAGTTGACTAACAAACACTGTCCTTGTCTGAGAGTTGCTGTGGAGCTA CCGTCCTTGTCGAGTAGCAGTAGGATTGTGACACATGACATTCCTGTGGGGGTTATTCCCAGAAGACTGTGGAATGACTTCAGAGAGCCCAGTGTGCCAGACTTCGAT GTCAGTATTTACCTACCCATGCTGAAAACAATGAAGACTGTTGTGGAGAAAATGAAGAACCTCAGCAATTCCCTT GTGATTGAAGCAAACTTCCATGGAGAAATGAACTTGAAAATAGAAACTGACTTAGTATCTGTAACAACACATTTTAAAGACTTGGGAAATCCTCCTTGGG CATCAGAGGATGGATGTCAAAGTTCTGGCCAAGGCAGAGATCTGGAGAGCATGGCTGAGGCACGCATAGATATCAAGAAACTGCTGCAGCTACTTGCTGGACAACAGGTCAATCCTACAGAAGCATTGTGCA ATATTGTAAGTAAAAGAGTTGTCCACTTCATCTTGCTCCATGAGGATGTTtcacttcagtattttattcCAGCACTTACCTGA